A region from the Onthophagus taurus isolate NC chromosome 8, IU_Otau_3.0, whole genome shotgun sequence genome encodes:
- the LOC111425573 gene encoding catenin delta-2 isoform X4, producing the protein MQHYKGPDGGGSVNDTGYHLHSNGHSEHSPNSSHMSVHSDEPLVRTHKQQTTQQVTTVTKVVREIQQIGDGQPGEYVPVPIGAYPHPTHSRTQYVDYMEQPAHHMYSQYHQHPHYQDYEHYPAAYGTYMGYPPGADRPPTPPTPSEHSGAPSPLPLSAQPGGAYLPSGYDELTEHYRVTPSPGGPIVLDPYQDDSAVVYGYVSPSPYGTAGNHPGPTYDARNYEEALNGPVPSMRLYDDDLEKQVSKMSLHGHPVGLPHNRTHGMASPGSVGGDEDQRGMRWRDPNLTEVIGFLNNPNNVIKANAAAYLQHLCYMDDPNKQKTRALGGIPPLVKLLNHENLDVYRNACGALRNLSYGRQNDENKRAIKNANGIPALINLLRRSNEAEIKELVTGVIWNMSSCEDLKRSIIDDGVGTIVSYIIMPHSGWDTQGNHGETCWSTVFRNASGVLRNVSSAGEYARKKLRECEGLIDSLLFVVRCAIEKSNIGNKIVENCVCILRNLSYRCQEVEDPNYDKNPLPTQSRVSANSKGENLGCFGGSKKKKDSQSSEVKESNSGISGIGANSAAARGEPVRGTELLWQPEVVQSYLALLQSCSNPETLEAAAGALQNLAACYWQPSIEIRAAVRKEKGLPILVELLRMEVDRVVCAVATALRNLAIDQRNKELIGKYAMRDLVQKLPSGNPQHDQGTSDDTIAAVLATLNEVIKKNAEFSRSLLEAGGVERLMTITKQRQKYTPRVLKFAGQVLFTMWQHQDLRDVYKKHGWKEQDFVTKTVAARNAGPNSPNNANSTLNRPMASQSGTRYEDRTMKRNAPPTRGVAPVYQRNEDIPMADMAYPEPQPPVGGVRAYPPGPGTNPSAPEPLYAQVNMEKKRNRQSSLSNANHLEDPQLVAPTGKDSWV; encoded by the exons ATGCAACATTACAA AGGTCCGGATGGCGGTGGCTCAGTAAACGACACGGGCTATCACTTGCACAGCAATGGGCATTCGGAACATTCACCAAACTCAAGCCACATGTCTGTGCACAGCGACGAGCCGTTAGTGCGTACCCACAAGCAACAAACAACTCAACAGGTGACTACCGTCACTAAAGTGGTGCGTGAAATTCAACAAATCGGAGACGGCCAACCGGGCGAGTACGTTCCAGTACCAATCGGGGCTTATCCCCATCCAACACACTCTAGAACCCAATACGTGGACTACATGGAGCAACCAGCTCATCATATGTACTCCCAGTACCATCAGCATCCTCACTACCAAGATTACGAGCATTATCCGGCAGCTTATGGAACGTACATGGGATATCCACCCGGAGCAGATCGTCCACCGACTCCTCCCACTCCTAGCGAACATAGCGGAGCACCTTCTCCGTTACCTCTATCCGCTCAGCCGGGTGGCGCTTATTTGCCTTCCGGCTATGACGAATTAACCGAACATTATCGTGTCACTCCATCGCCCGGTGGACCCATTGTACTTGACCCTTACCAAGATGATTCTGCTGTCGTCTATGGTTACGTTTCACCATCGCCCTATGGCACCGCAGGAAATCACCCGGGACCAACATACGATGCCAGGAATTACGAGGAAGCGCTTAATGGACCCGTTCCGTCAATGAGGTTGTACGACGATGACCTAGAGAAGCAAGTCAGCAAAATGTCTTTACACGGACATCCTGTTGGGCTTCCACATAATAGAACTCATGGTATGGCTTCGCCGGGTAGTGTCGGAGGAGATGAAGATCAAAGAG GTATGCGTTGGCGTGATCCAAATTTAACGGAAGTGATCGGTTTTCTAAACAATCCAAACAACGTAATTAAGGCAAATGCCGCGGCCTATTTACAACATTTATGTTACATGGACGACCCCAATAAGCAAAAAACAAGGGCGCTAGGTGGAATACCTCCTCTTGTTAAACTGCTTAACCACGAAAATTTGGACGTTTATCGTAACGCTTGTGGTGCGTTACGAAATCTTTCATACGGCCGTCAAAACGACGAAAATAAGCGGGCCATTAAGAATGCAAACGGCATCCCCGctctaataaatttattgcggCGGTCAAACGAGGCTGAAATCAAGGAATTAGTTACCGGCGTTATATGGAATATGTCGTCCTGTGAAGATCTCAAGAGATCGATTATTGACGATGGAGTTGGCACTATTGTGTCATATATTATTATGCCACATTCCGGATGGGATACTCAAGGGAATCATGGGGAAACTTGTTGGTCTACCGTTTTTAGAAACGCTTCCGGTGTACTTAGAAACGTTAGCTCAGCCGGGGAATAtgccagaaaaaaattaagggaATGTGAAGGTCTCATCGATTCTTTGTTATTCGTCGTTCGATGTGCTATCGAAAAGTCCAATataggaaataaaattgttgagaaTTGCGTTTGCATTTTGCGCAATTTATCGTATAGGTGCCAGGAAGTTGAAGATCCTAATTATGATAAGAATCCTTTACCTACACAAAGTAGAGTTTCGGCAAATTCAAAAg gTGAAAATTTGGGTTGCTTTGGTggaagtaaaaagaaaaaagattcCCAATCTTCAGAAGTGAAAGAAAGTAACTCTGGAATATCAGGGATAGGTGCAAATAGTGCAGCAGCTCGAGGTGAACCGGTTCGCGGTACTGAGCTTCTTTGGCAACCAGAAGTCGTCCAATCGTACTTAGCTTTGCTTCAAAGCTGTTCAAATCCGGAAACTTTAGAAGCAGCAGCGGGGGCGCTACAAAATTTAGCAGCTTGTTATTGGCAACCGAGCATAGAAATCCGAGCAGCTGTGAGGAAAGAGAAAGGTTTGCCGATTCTCGTCGAACTGTTGAGAATGGAAGTGGATAGGGTCGTTTGCGCGGTGGCCACCGCTTTGAGAAATCTTGCCATTGATCAACGCAATAAAGAATTAATCGGCAAATACGCAATGAGAGACCTCGTTCAAAAATTACCTTCGGGAAATCCACAACACGATCAAGGAACATCTGACGATACGATCGCCGCAGTATTAGCCACATTGAACGAAGTCATTAAGAAAAACGCCGAGTTTTCTCGATCGCTCCTCGAAGCGGGCGGAGTCGAAAGACTCATGACCATAACCAAACAAAGGCAAAAATATACACCTCGAGTGCTAAAATTTGCCGGTCAAGTATTGTTTACTATGTGGCAACACCAGGATTTGAGAGACGTTTATAAAAAACACGGATGGAAAGAACAAGATTTCGTTACCAAGACTGTTGCCGCAAGGAATGCCGGGCCTAACTCACCAAACAACGCCAATTCAACACTTAACAGACCGATGGCTTCTCAAAGCGGCACACGATACGAAGATAGAACAATGAAAAGAAATGCACCACCTACAAGAGGTGTTGCACCAGTTTATCAAAGA AATGAAGACATTCCGATGGCGGATATGGCGTACCCGGAGCCCCAACCGCCTGTCGGGGGCGTCCGGGCTTATCCGCCGGGTCCGGGCACGAATCCGTCAGCT CCCGAACCGTTGTACGCGCAGGTGAATATGGAGAAGAAACGTAACCGTCAGTCAAGCCTGAGTAACGCCAATCACCTGGAGGACCCGCAACTAGTAGCTCCCACCGGTAAGGACTCGTGGGTCTAG
- the LOC111425573 gene encoding catenin delta-2 isoform X5: protein MSVHSDEPLVRTHKQQTTQQVTTVTKVVREIQQIGDGQPGEYVPVPIGAYPHPTHSRTQYVDYMEQPAHHMYSQYHQHPHYQDYEHYPAAYGTYMGYPPGADRPPTPPTPSEHSGAPSPLPLSAQPGGAYLPSGYDELTEHYRVTPSPGGPIVLDPYQDDSAVVYGYVSPSPYGTAGNHPGPTYDARNYEEALNGPVPSMRLYDDDLEKQVSKMSLHGHPVGLPHNRTHGMASPGSVGGDEDQRGMRWRDPNLTEVIGFLNNPNNVIKANAAAYLQHLCYMDDPNKQKTRALGGIPPLVKLLNHENLDVYRNACGALRNLSYGRQNDENKRAIKNANGIPALINLLRRSNEAEIKELVTGVIWNMSSCEDLKRSIIDDGVGTIVSYIIMPHSGWDTQGNHGETCWSTVFRNASGVLRNVSSAGEYARKKLRECEGLIDSLLFVVRCAIEKSNIGNKIVENCVCILRNLSYRCQEVEDPNYDKNPLPTQSRVSANSKGENLGCFGGSKKKKDSQSSEVKESNSGISGIGANSAAARGEPVRGTELLWQPEVVQSYLALLQSCSNPETLEAAAGALQNLAACYWQPSIEIRAAVRKEKGLPILVELLRMEVDRVVCAVATALRNLAIDQRNKELIGKYAMRDLVQKLPSGNPQHDQGTSDDTIAAVLATLNEVIKKNAEFSRSLLEAGGVERLMTITKQRQKYTPRVLKFAGQVLFTMWQHQDLRDVYKKHGWKEQDFVTKTVAARNAGPNSPNNANSTLNRPMASQSGTRYEDRTMKRNAPPTRGVAPVYQRNEDIPMADMAYPEPQPPVGGVRAYPPGPGTNPSAPEPLYAQVNMEKKRNRQSSLSNANHLEDPQLVAPTGKDSWV, encoded by the exons ATGTCTGTGCACAGCGACGAGCCGTTAGTGCGTACCCACAAGCAACAAACAACTCAACAGGTGACTACCGTCACTAAAGTGGTGCGTGAAATTCAACAAATCGGAGACGGCCAACCGGGCGAGTACGTTCCAGTACCAATCGGGGCTTATCCCCATCCAACACACTCTAGAACCCAATACGTGGACTACATGGAGCAACCAGCTCATCATATGTACTCCCAGTACCATCAGCATCCTCACTACCAAGATTACGAGCATTATCCGGCAGCTTATGGAACGTACATGGGATATCCACCCGGAGCAGATCGTCCACCGACTCCTCCCACTCCTAGCGAACATAGCGGAGCACCTTCTCCGTTACCTCTATCCGCTCAGCCGGGTGGCGCTTATTTGCCTTCCGGCTATGACGAATTAACCGAACATTATCGTGTCACTCCATCGCCCGGTGGACCCATTGTACTTGACCCTTACCAAGATGATTCTGCTGTCGTCTATGGTTACGTTTCACCATCGCCCTATGGCACCGCAGGAAATCACCCGGGACCAACATACGATGCCAGGAATTACGAGGAAGCGCTTAATGGACCCGTTCCGTCAATGAGGTTGTACGACGATGACCTAGAGAAGCAAGTCAGCAAAATGTCTTTACACGGACATCCTGTTGGGCTTCCACATAATAGAACTCATGGTATGGCTTCGCCGGGTAGTGTCGGAGGAGATGAAGATCAAAGAG GTATGCGTTGGCGTGATCCAAATTTAACGGAAGTGATCGGTTTTCTAAACAATCCAAACAACGTAATTAAGGCAAATGCCGCGGCCTATTTACAACATTTATGTTACATGGACGACCCCAATAAGCAAAAAACAAGGGCGCTAGGTGGAATACCTCCTCTTGTTAAACTGCTTAACCACGAAAATTTGGACGTTTATCGTAACGCTTGTGGTGCGTTACGAAATCTTTCATACGGCCGTCAAAACGACGAAAATAAGCGGGCCATTAAGAATGCAAACGGCATCCCCGctctaataaatttattgcggCGGTCAAACGAGGCTGAAATCAAGGAATTAGTTACCGGCGTTATATGGAATATGTCGTCCTGTGAAGATCTCAAGAGATCGATTATTGACGATGGAGTTGGCACTATTGTGTCATATATTATTATGCCACATTCCGGATGGGATACTCAAGGGAATCATGGGGAAACTTGTTGGTCTACCGTTTTTAGAAACGCTTCCGGTGTACTTAGAAACGTTAGCTCAGCCGGGGAATAtgccagaaaaaaattaagggaATGTGAAGGTCTCATCGATTCTTTGTTATTCGTCGTTCGATGTGCTATCGAAAAGTCCAATataggaaataaaattgttgagaaTTGCGTTTGCATTTTGCGCAATTTATCGTATAGGTGCCAGGAAGTTGAAGATCCTAATTATGATAAGAATCCTTTACCTACACAAAGTAGAGTTTCGGCAAATTCAAAAg gTGAAAATTTGGGTTGCTTTGGTggaagtaaaaagaaaaaagattcCCAATCTTCAGAAGTGAAAGAAAGTAACTCTGGAATATCAGGGATAGGTGCAAATAGTGCAGCAGCTCGAGGTGAACCGGTTCGCGGTACTGAGCTTCTTTGGCAACCAGAAGTCGTCCAATCGTACTTAGCTTTGCTTCAAAGCTGTTCAAATCCGGAAACTTTAGAAGCAGCAGCGGGGGCGCTACAAAATTTAGCAGCTTGTTATTGGCAACCGAGCATAGAAATCCGAGCAGCTGTGAGGAAAGAGAAAGGTTTGCCGATTCTCGTCGAACTGTTGAGAATGGAAGTGGATAGGGTCGTTTGCGCGGTGGCCACCGCTTTGAGAAATCTTGCCATTGATCAACGCAATAAAGAATTAATCGGCAAATACGCAATGAGAGACCTCGTTCAAAAATTACCTTCGGGAAATCCACAACACGATCAAGGAACATCTGACGATACGATCGCCGCAGTATTAGCCACATTGAACGAAGTCATTAAGAAAAACGCCGAGTTTTCTCGATCGCTCCTCGAAGCGGGCGGAGTCGAAAGACTCATGACCATAACCAAACAAAGGCAAAAATATACACCTCGAGTGCTAAAATTTGCCGGTCAAGTATTGTTTACTATGTGGCAACACCAGGATTTGAGAGACGTTTATAAAAAACACGGATGGAAAGAACAAGATTTCGTTACCAAGACTGTTGCCGCAAGGAATGCCGGGCCTAACTCACCAAACAACGCCAATTCAACACTTAACAGACCGATGGCTTCTCAAAGCGGCACACGATACGAAGATAGAACAATGAAAAGAAATGCACCACCTACAAGAGGTGTTGCACCAGTTTATCAAAGA AATGAAGACATTCCGATGGCGGATATGGCGTACCCGGAGCCCCAACCGCCTGTCGGGGGCGTCCGGGCTTATCCGCCGGGTCCGGGCACGAATCCGTCAGCT CCCGAACCGTTGTACGCGCAGGTGAATATGGAGAAGAAACGTAACCGTCAGTCAAGCCTGAGTAACGCCAATCACCTGGAGGACCCGCAACTAGTAGCTCCCACCGGTAAGGACTCGTGGGTCTAG
- the LOC111425573 gene encoding catenin delta-2 isoform X1: MMATNQLMDSCLLVNRRVEQRQEHSITHTEITSRRILQEKLPDMQHYKGPDGGGSVNDTGYHLHSNGHSEHSPNSSHMSVHSDEPLVRTHKQQTTQQVTTVTKVVREIQQIGDGQPGEYVPVPIGAYPHPTHSRTQYVDYMEQPAHHMYSQYHQHPHYQDYEHYPAAYGTYMGYPPGADRPPTPPTPSEHSGAPSPLPLSAQPGGAYLPSGYDELTEHYRVTPSPGGPIVLDPYQDDSAVVYGYVSPSPYGTAGNHPGPTYDARNYEEALNGPVPSMRLYDDDLEKQVSKMSLHGHPVGLPHNRTHGMASPGSVGGDEDQRGMRWRDPNLTEVIGFLNNPNNVIKANAAAYLQHLCYMDDPNKQKTRALGGIPPLVKLLNHENLDVYRNACGALRNLSYGRQNDENKRAIKNANGIPALINLLRRSNEAEIKELVTGVIWNMSSCEDLKRSIIDDGVGTIVSYIIMPHSGWDTQGNHGETCWSTVFRNASGVLRNVSSAGEYARKKLRECEGLIDSLLFVVRCAIEKSNIGNKIVENCVCILRNLSYRCQEVEDPNYDKNPLPTQSRVSANSKGENLGCFGGSKKKKDSQSSEVKESNSGISGIGANSAAARGEPVRGTELLWQPEVVQSYLALLQSCSNPETLEAAAGALQNLAACYWQPSIEIRAAVRKEKGLPILVELLRMEVDRVVCAVATALRNLAIDQRNKELIGKYAMRDLVQKLPSGNPQHDQGTSDDTIAAVLATLNEVIKKNAEFSRSLLEAGGVERLMTITKQRQKYTPRVLKFAGQVLFTMWQHQDLRDVYKKHGWKEQDFVTKTVAARNAGPNSPNNANSTLNRPMASQSGTRYEDRTMKRNAPPTRGVAPVYQRNEDIPMADMAYPEPQPPVGGVRAYPPGPGTNPSAPEPLYAQVNMEKKRNRQSSLSNANHLEDPQLVAPTGKDSWV, translated from the exons ATGATGGCTACTAACCAACTCATGGATTCTTGCTT GCTCGTGAACAGAAGGGTCGAACAAAGACAAGAACACAGCATTACTCACACTGAAATTACCTCAAG gcgaattttgcaagaaaaatTACCAGATATGCAACATTACAA AGGTCCGGATGGCGGTGGCTCAGTAAACGACACGGGCTATCACTTGCACAGCAATGGGCATTCGGAACATTCACCAAACTCAAGCCACATGTCTGTGCACAGCGACGAGCCGTTAGTGCGTACCCACAAGCAACAAACAACTCAACAGGTGACTACCGTCACTAAAGTGGTGCGTGAAATTCAACAAATCGGAGACGGCCAACCGGGCGAGTACGTTCCAGTACCAATCGGGGCTTATCCCCATCCAACACACTCTAGAACCCAATACGTGGACTACATGGAGCAACCAGCTCATCATATGTACTCCCAGTACCATCAGCATCCTCACTACCAAGATTACGAGCATTATCCGGCAGCTTATGGAACGTACATGGGATATCCACCCGGAGCAGATCGTCCACCGACTCCTCCCACTCCTAGCGAACATAGCGGAGCACCTTCTCCGTTACCTCTATCCGCTCAGCCGGGTGGCGCTTATTTGCCTTCCGGCTATGACGAATTAACCGAACATTATCGTGTCACTCCATCGCCCGGTGGACCCATTGTACTTGACCCTTACCAAGATGATTCTGCTGTCGTCTATGGTTACGTTTCACCATCGCCCTATGGCACCGCAGGAAATCACCCGGGACCAACATACGATGCCAGGAATTACGAGGAAGCGCTTAATGGACCCGTTCCGTCAATGAGGTTGTACGACGATGACCTAGAGAAGCAAGTCAGCAAAATGTCTTTACACGGACATCCTGTTGGGCTTCCACATAATAGAACTCATGGTATGGCTTCGCCGGGTAGTGTCGGAGGAGATGAAGATCAAAGAG GTATGCGTTGGCGTGATCCAAATTTAACGGAAGTGATCGGTTTTCTAAACAATCCAAACAACGTAATTAAGGCAAATGCCGCGGCCTATTTACAACATTTATGTTACATGGACGACCCCAATAAGCAAAAAACAAGGGCGCTAGGTGGAATACCTCCTCTTGTTAAACTGCTTAACCACGAAAATTTGGACGTTTATCGTAACGCTTGTGGTGCGTTACGAAATCTTTCATACGGCCGTCAAAACGACGAAAATAAGCGGGCCATTAAGAATGCAAACGGCATCCCCGctctaataaatttattgcggCGGTCAAACGAGGCTGAAATCAAGGAATTAGTTACCGGCGTTATATGGAATATGTCGTCCTGTGAAGATCTCAAGAGATCGATTATTGACGATGGAGTTGGCACTATTGTGTCATATATTATTATGCCACATTCCGGATGGGATACTCAAGGGAATCATGGGGAAACTTGTTGGTCTACCGTTTTTAGAAACGCTTCCGGTGTACTTAGAAACGTTAGCTCAGCCGGGGAATAtgccagaaaaaaattaagggaATGTGAAGGTCTCATCGATTCTTTGTTATTCGTCGTTCGATGTGCTATCGAAAAGTCCAATataggaaataaaattgttgagaaTTGCGTTTGCATTTTGCGCAATTTATCGTATAGGTGCCAGGAAGTTGAAGATCCTAATTATGATAAGAATCCTTTACCTACACAAAGTAGAGTTTCGGCAAATTCAAAAg gTGAAAATTTGGGTTGCTTTGGTggaagtaaaaagaaaaaagattcCCAATCTTCAGAAGTGAAAGAAAGTAACTCTGGAATATCAGGGATAGGTGCAAATAGTGCAGCAGCTCGAGGTGAACCGGTTCGCGGTACTGAGCTTCTTTGGCAACCAGAAGTCGTCCAATCGTACTTAGCTTTGCTTCAAAGCTGTTCAAATCCGGAAACTTTAGAAGCAGCAGCGGGGGCGCTACAAAATTTAGCAGCTTGTTATTGGCAACCGAGCATAGAAATCCGAGCAGCTGTGAGGAAAGAGAAAGGTTTGCCGATTCTCGTCGAACTGTTGAGAATGGAAGTGGATAGGGTCGTTTGCGCGGTGGCCACCGCTTTGAGAAATCTTGCCATTGATCAACGCAATAAAGAATTAATCGGCAAATACGCAATGAGAGACCTCGTTCAAAAATTACCTTCGGGAAATCCACAACACGATCAAGGAACATCTGACGATACGATCGCCGCAGTATTAGCCACATTGAACGAAGTCATTAAGAAAAACGCCGAGTTTTCTCGATCGCTCCTCGAAGCGGGCGGAGTCGAAAGACTCATGACCATAACCAAACAAAGGCAAAAATATACACCTCGAGTGCTAAAATTTGCCGGTCAAGTATTGTTTACTATGTGGCAACACCAGGATTTGAGAGACGTTTATAAAAAACACGGATGGAAAGAACAAGATTTCGTTACCAAGACTGTTGCCGCAAGGAATGCCGGGCCTAACTCACCAAACAACGCCAATTCAACACTTAACAGACCGATGGCTTCTCAAAGCGGCACACGATACGAAGATAGAACAATGAAAAGAAATGCACCACCTACAAGAGGTGTTGCACCAGTTTATCAAAGA AATGAAGACATTCCGATGGCGGATATGGCGTACCCGGAGCCCCAACCGCCTGTCGGGGGCGTCCGGGCTTATCCGCCGGGTCCGGGCACGAATCCGTCAGCT CCCGAACCGTTGTACGCGCAGGTGAATATGGAGAAGAAACGTAACCGTCAGTCAAGCCTGAGTAACGCCAATCACCTGGAGGACCCGCAACTAGTAGCTCCCACCGGTAAGGACTCGTGGGTCTAG
- the LOC111425573 gene encoding catenin delta-2 isoform X3: protein MMATNQLMDSCLLVNRRVEQRQEHSITHTEITSRRILQEKLPDMQHYKGPDGGGSVNDTGYHLHSNGHSEHSPNSSHMSVHSDEPLVRTHKQQTTQQVTTVTKVVREIQQIGDGQPGEYVPVPIGAYPHPTHSRTQYVDYMEQPAHHMYSQYHQHPHYQDYEHYPAAYGTYMGYPPGADRPPTPPTPSEHSGAPSPLPLSAQPGGAYLPSGYDELTEHYRVTPSPGGPIVLDPYQDDSAVVYGYVSPSPYGTAGNHPGPTYDARNYEEALNGPVPSMRLYDDDLEKQVSKMSLHGHPVGLPHNRTHGMASPGSVGGDEDQRGMRWRDPNLTEVIGFLNNPNNVIKANAAAYLQHLCYMDDPNKQKTRALGGIPPLVKLLNHENLDVYRNACGALRNLSYGRQNDENKRAIKNANGIPALINLLRRSNEAEIKELVTGVIWNMSSCEDLKRSIIDDGVGTIVSYIIMPHSGWDTQGNHGETCWSTVFRNASGVLRNVSSAGEYARKKLRECEGLIDSLLFVVRCAIEKSNIGNKIVENCVCILRNLSYRCQEVEDPNYDKNPLPTQSRVSANSKGENLGCFGGSKKKKDSQSSEVKESNSGISGIGANSAAARGEPVRGTELLWQPEVVQSYLALLQSCSNPETLEAAAGALQNLAACYWQPSIEIRAAVRKEKGLPILVELLRMEVDRVVCAVATALRNLAIDQRNKELIGKYAMRDLVQKLPSGNPQHDQGTSDDTIAAVLATLNEVIKKNAEFSRSLLEAGGVERLMTITKQRQKYTPRVLKFAGQVLFTMWQHQDLRDVYKKHGWKEQDFVTKTVAARNAGPNSPNNANSTLNRPMASQSGTRYEDRTMKRNAPPTRGVAPVYQRPEPLYAQVNMEKKRNRQSSLSNANHLEDPQLVAPTGKDSWV, encoded by the exons ATGATGGCTACTAACCAACTCATGGATTCTTGCTT GCTCGTGAACAGAAGGGTCGAACAAAGACAAGAACACAGCATTACTCACACTGAAATTACCTCAAG gcgaattttgcaagaaaaatTACCAGATATGCAACATTACAA AGGTCCGGATGGCGGTGGCTCAGTAAACGACACGGGCTATCACTTGCACAGCAATGGGCATTCGGAACATTCACCAAACTCAAGCCACATGTCTGTGCACAGCGACGAGCCGTTAGTGCGTACCCACAAGCAACAAACAACTCAACAGGTGACTACCGTCACTAAAGTGGTGCGTGAAATTCAACAAATCGGAGACGGCCAACCGGGCGAGTACGTTCCAGTACCAATCGGGGCTTATCCCCATCCAACACACTCTAGAACCCAATACGTGGACTACATGGAGCAACCAGCTCATCATATGTACTCCCAGTACCATCAGCATCCTCACTACCAAGATTACGAGCATTATCCGGCAGCTTATGGAACGTACATGGGATATCCACCCGGAGCAGATCGTCCACCGACTCCTCCCACTCCTAGCGAACATAGCGGAGCACCTTCTCCGTTACCTCTATCCGCTCAGCCGGGTGGCGCTTATTTGCCTTCCGGCTATGACGAATTAACCGAACATTATCGTGTCACTCCATCGCCCGGTGGACCCATTGTACTTGACCCTTACCAAGATGATTCTGCTGTCGTCTATGGTTACGTTTCACCATCGCCCTATGGCACCGCAGGAAATCACCCGGGACCAACATACGATGCCAGGAATTACGAGGAAGCGCTTAATGGACCCGTTCCGTCAATGAGGTTGTACGACGATGACCTAGAGAAGCAAGTCAGCAAAATGTCTTTACACGGACATCCTGTTGGGCTTCCACATAATAGAACTCATGGTATGGCTTCGCCGGGTAGTGTCGGAGGAGATGAAGATCAAAGAG GTATGCGTTGGCGTGATCCAAATTTAACGGAAGTGATCGGTTTTCTAAACAATCCAAACAACGTAATTAAGGCAAATGCCGCGGCCTATTTACAACATTTATGTTACATGGACGACCCCAATAAGCAAAAAACAAGGGCGCTAGGTGGAATACCTCCTCTTGTTAAACTGCTTAACCACGAAAATTTGGACGTTTATCGTAACGCTTGTGGTGCGTTACGAAATCTTTCATACGGCCGTCAAAACGACGAAAATAAGCGGGCCATTAAGAATGCAAACGGCATCCCCGctctaataaatttattgcggCGGTCAAACGAGGCTGAAATCAAGGAATTAGTTACCGGCGTTATATGGAATATGTCGTCCTGTGAAGATCTCAAGAGATCGATTATTGACGATGGAGTTGGCACTATTGTGTCATATATTATTATGCCACATTCCGGATGGGATACTCAAGGGAATCATGGGGAAACTTGTTGGTCTACCGTTTTTAGAAACGCTTCCGGTGTACTTAGAAACGTTAGCTCAGCCGGGGAATAtgccagaaaaaaattaagggaATGTGAAGGTCTCATCGATTCTTTGTTATTCGTCGTTCGATGTGCTATCGAAAAGTCCAATataggaaataaaattgttgagaaTTGCGTTTGCATTTTGCGCAATTTATCGTATAGGTGCCAGGAAGTTGAAGATCCTAATTATGATAAGAATCCTTTACCTACACAAAGTAGAGTTTCGGCAAATTCAAAAg gTGAAAATTTGGGTTGCTTTGGTggaagtaaaaagaaaaaagattcCCAATCTTCAGAAGTGAAAGAAAGTAACTCTGGAATATCAGGGATAGGTGCAAATAGTGCAGCAGCTCGAGGTGAACCGGTTCGCGGTACTGAGCTTCTTTGGCAACCAGAAGTCGTCCAATCGTACTTAGCTTTGCTTCAAAGCTGTTCAAATCCGGAAACTTTAGAAGCAGCAGCGGGGGCGCTACAAAATTTAGCAGCTTGTTATTGGCAACCGAGCATAGAAATCCGAGCAGCTGTGAGGAAAGAGAAAGGTTTGCCGATTCTCGTCGAACTGTTGAGAATGGAAGTGGATAGGGTCGTTTGCGCGGTGGCCACCGCTTTGAGAAATCTTGCCATTGATCAACGCAATAAAGAATTAATCGGCAAATACGCAATGAGAGACCTCGTTCAAAAATTACCTTCGGGAAATCCACAACACGATCAAGGAACATCTGACGATACGATCGCCGCAGTATTAGCCACATTGAACGAAGTCATTAAGAAAAACGCCGAGTTTTCTCGATCGCTCCTCGAAGCGGGCGGAGTCGAAAGACTCATGACCATAACCAAACAAAGGCAAAAATATACACCTCGAGTGCTAAAATTTGCCGGTCAAGTATTGTTTACTATGTGGCAACACCAGGATTTGAGAGACGTTTATAAAAAACACGGATGGAAAGAACAAGATTTCGTTACCAAGACTGTTGCCGCAAGGAATGCCGGGCCTAACTCACCAAACAACGCCAATTCAACACTTAACAGACCGATGGCTTCTCAAAGCGGCACACGATACGAAGATAGAACAATGAAAAGAAATGCACCACCTACAAGAGGTGTTGCACCAGTTTATCAAAGA CCCGAACCGTTGTACGCGCAGGTGAATATGGAGAAGAAACGTAACCGTCAGTCAAGCCTGAGTAACGCCAATCACCTGGAGGACCCGCAACTAGTAGCTCCCACCGGTAAGGACTCGTGGGTCTAG